In a single window of the Cytophagia bacterium CHB2 genome:
- a CDS encoding HAD family hydrolase codes for MKILLFDIDGTLIHSGGSGMHGMTLAFEELYGVPNAFAGIPVSGRTDNLILQDAFANAGLPWQEHEMKRYQERYFIHLAEDMQKPRPHRRMMPGFPELLDRLHALPHVRLGLLTGNWKKAAEIKLAHFDLWKYFDFGAFSDDESDRNKLVPHALHRVKAKYGFVPNNHDVCVIGDTPRDVACARPHGAMAIAVATGEYNLEQLRAAEPDFLFEDFSHNEEFVKIFV; via the coding sequence ATGAAAATTCTTTTATTCGACATCGACGGAACTCTTATTCATTCCGGCGGCTCGGGTATGCACGGCATGACCCTGGCCTTTGAAGAGCTTTATGGCGTTCCCAATGCTTTTGCGGGCATTCCGGTCTCCGGCCGCACCGACAACTTGATTCTGCAGGATGCCTTTGCCAATGCCGGTTTGCCGTGGCAGGAGCACGAAATGAAGCGATATCAAGAAAGATATTTTATTCATCTCGCGGAAGACATGCAGAAACCGCGGCCCCACCGCCGCATGATGCCGGGTTTTCCCGAATTGCTGGACCGCTTGCACGCCCTGCCGCATGTGCGCCTCGGCTTGCTTACCGGCAATTGGAAAAAAGCGGCGGAGATTAAGCTTGCGCATTTCGATTTGTGGAAATACTTTGATTTCGGCGCGTTCAGCGACGATGAGAGCGACCGCAACAAGCTCGTGCCGCATGCGTTGCACAGAGTTAAAGCGAAATACGGTTTCGTTCCCAACAATCATGATGTGTGCGTGATCGGCGATACGCCGCGCGACGTTGCTTGTGCGCGCCCGCACGGCGCCATGGCCATTGCCGTTGCCACCGGCGAATATAATCTTGAACAACTGCGCGCTGCCGAACCGGATTTTCTGTTTGAAGATTTCTCGCATAACGAAGAGTTTGTGAAAATTTTTGTTTGA
- a CDS encoding insulinase family protein, with protein MSSRIMLKTAALFALVFLLACSPGGQNRQAEGFKVPVEYHKLDNGLKVVLSPDYTAPTVVVAVYYNIGFRIEPKERTGFAHLFEHMMFQGSQNLGKMEFIQLVQKNGGVLNGSTRFDFTNYFEILPAHKLETALWAEADRMRGLAITQENLTNQQGVVKNEVKVNVINQPYGGFPWLDMPQYANTNWYNAHNFYGDLQHLDAATLEDVEAFFKTFYAPNNAALVVVGDFDSQEALAMIKKYFNDIPAAEQPAKPDLSEPRQEQEKQFNKPDSLANRPALAFAYHMPERNTPEYYAMGLLDQILVQGDDSMLSQALVKKRGMTGEIGGGINYLLGNMYNYNGPMLWMASLFHDQNVAPDSIIAAVDEVVEKVRTSAVDQATLDRALVKLRSSLYDDLGGFFGFGRADLLACFALFDDNPERINQIEAEFRKVTPELILKTAQEYLRPTARTVLTIEPKASS; from the coding sequence ATGTCGTCACGAATCATGCTCAAAACCGCCGCATTGTTTGCGCTGGTTTTCCTGCTCGCATGCAGCCCGGGCGGACAAAACCGGCAGGCGGAGGGCTTCAAAGTGCCGGTCGAATATCACAAACTCGACAACGGCCTGAAAGTCGTCTTGTCGCCGGATTACACCGCGCCGACGGTGGTGGTCGCGGTTTATTACAACATCGGCTTTCGCATCGAGCCGAAAGAGCGCACCGGCTTCGCGCATTTGTTCGAGCACATGATGTTTCAAGGCTCGCAAAACCTCGGCAAGATGGAATTCATCCAACTCGTGCAAAAAAACGGCGGCGTGTTGAACGGCTCGACGCGCTTTGATTTCACCAACTATTTCGAAATTCTGCCGGCGCACAAGCTCGAAACCGCGCTGTGGGCCGAGGCCGATCGCATGCGCGGCCTGGCGATCACCCAGGAAAATCTCACCAACCAGCAAGGCGTGGTGAAGAATGAAGTCAAAGTAAACGTGATCAACCAGCCCTACGGCGGCTTTCCCTGGCTCGACATGCCGCAATATGCCAACACCAATTGGTACAATGCGCATAATTTCTACGGCGATTTGCAGCATCTCGACGCCGCGACGCTCGAAGATGTCGAAGCGTTCTTCAAAACATTTTATGCGCCCAACAACGCCGCGCTCGTCGTGGTCGGCGATTTCGACTCCCAGGAAGCGCTGGCGATGATCAAGAAATATTTCAATGACATTCCCGCCGCAGAGCAACCCGCCAAGCCCGATCTCTCCGAACCGCGGCAAGAACAGGAGAAACAATTCAACAAGCCCGACTCGCTTGCCAATCGTCCGGCGCTGGCTTTTGCGTATCACATGCCCGAGCGCAACACGCCGGAGTATTACGCCATGGGCTTGCTCGATCAAATTTTAGTGCAGGGCGATGACAGCATGCTCAGTCAGGCGCTGGTAAAAAAGCGCGGCATGACCGGCGAAATCGGCGGCGGCATCAATTATTTGCTCGGCAACATGTACAACTACAACGGCCCGATGTTGTGGATGGCCTCTTTGTTTCACGATCAAAACGTGGCCCCGGATTCGATCATTGCCGCAGTCGATGAAGTCGTGGAGAAAGTCCGCACCAGCGCGGTTGACCAGGCCACGCTGGACCGGGCGCTGGTCAAGTTGCGTTCGAGCCTGTATGATGATCTCGGCGGTTTCTTCGGTTTTGGCCGCGCGGATTTGCTCGCGTGTTTTGCATTGTTCGACGACAATCCTGAACGTATCAATCAGATCGAAGCGGAATTCCGCA